A genome region from Mesorhizobium sp. B2-1-8 includes the following:
- the mgrA gene encoding L-glyceraldehyde 3-phosphate reductase has protein sequence MPYIAAENRYEKMIYSRCGRSGLKLPAISLGLWHNFGDDTPHRTKQAIVRKAFDLGITHFDLANNYGPPPGSAETAFGEILRTDFSAYRDELIISTKAGYEMWAGPYGEWGGRKYVLASLDQSLKRMGLDYVDIFYSHRFDPDTPLEETMGALDHAVRSGKALYAGISSYNSQRTREAADILRQLGTPCVIHQPSYSMLNRWVEEDGLLDTLEGLGVGSIVFSPLAQGMLTDKYLGGIPDGSRASQGKSLKTAFINDRTIANIKALNAIADKRGQTLAQMALAWVLRRGKVTSALIGASRPEQVEDCVGALKVLDFSDAELAEIDTYARESDINLWAASAERKGPPRK, from the coding sequence ATCTCGCTCGGGCTGTGGCACAATTTCGGCGACGACACGCCGCATCGGACCAAGCAGGCGATTGTGCGCAAGGCCTTCGACCTCGGCATCACCCATTTCGACCTGGCCAACAATTATGGGCCGCCGCCCGGCTCGGCCGAGACGGCTTTCGGCGAGATCCTGCGCACCGATTTTTCCGCCTATCGCGACGAACTGATCATCTCGACCAAGGCCGGCTACGAGATGTGGGCAGGCCCCTACGGCGAATGGGGCGGGCGCAAATACGTGCTGGCCAGCCTCGACCAGAGCTTGAAGCGGATGGGTCTCGACTATGTCGACATCTTCTATTCGCACCGCTTCGATCCCGACACGCCGCTCGAAGAAACCATGGGCGCGCTCGACCATGCGGTGCGTTCGGGCAAGGCGCTCTATGCCGGCATCTCGTCCTACAATTCGCAGCGCACCCGCGAGGCCGCCGACATATTGAGGCAACTCGGCACGCCCTGCGTCATCCACCAGCCGAGCTATTCGATGCTGAACCGCTGGGTCGAGGAAGACGGGCTGCTCGACACGCTCGAAGGGCTCGGCGTCGGTTCCATCGTGTTCTCGCCATTGGCGCAAGGCATGCTGACCGACAAATATCTTGGCGGCATTCCCGACGGCAGCCGGGCGTCCCAGGGCAAGTCGCTGAAGACTGCTTTCATCAATGACCGCACCATCGCCAACATCAAGGCGCTCAACGCGATCGCCGACAAGCGTGGCCAGACGCTGGCGCAGATGGCGCTGGCCTGGGTGCTGCGCAGGGGCAAGGTGACGTCGGCGCTGATCGGCGCCAGCCGGCCGGAGCAGGTCGAGGACTGCGTCGGCGCGCTCAAGGTGCTCGACTTCAGCGATGCCGAGCTGGCCGAAATCGACACTTACGCGCGCGAGTCCGACATCAATCTGTGGGCTGCCTCCGCCGAGCGCAAAGGCCCGCCGAGGAAATAG
- a CDS encoding Fur family transcriptional regulator, with amino-acid sequence MAARDVLTKNQLCVLEKLETASGPLSAYTLLDQLRERGFRAPLQVYRALDTLVKSGFVHRLESINSFVACAEPHDHSHSMTAFAICDSCGQVTEMSDHDVDHRLNEWVNSTGFAARKAVIEFRGTCAKCSAQAA; translated from the coding sequence ATGGCGGCAAGGGATGTGCTGACGAAAAACCAGCTGTGCGTGCTCGAGAAACTCGAGACCGCCAGCGGGCCGCTCAGCGCCTACACCTTGCTCGACCAACTGCGCGAGCGCGGTTTTCGCGCGCCATTGCAGGTCTATCGCGCGCTCGACACGCTGGTGAAGTCAGGCTTCGTGCATCGGCTGGAAAGCATCAACTCCTTCGTCGCCTGCGCCGAGCCGCACGACCACAGCCACTCGATGACTGCCTTCGCCATTTGCGACAGCTGCGGGCAAGTAACCGAAATGTCCGATCACGACGTCGACCACCGGTTGAACGAATGGGTCAACTCGACCGGCTTCGCCGCCAGGAAGGCGGTGATCGAATTTCGCGGGACGTGCGCGAAGTGTTCGGCGCAAGCAGCCTGA